Proteins found in one Sporosarcina sp. FSL K6-3457 genomic segment:
- a CDS encoding MFS transporter, with protein METTQTRQTSLILWIVVFFWFAQYVYVPYQTTYLLLSHVSSNLVGVIIGAYGISQLFLRLPVGVLADLSSNHRLFIILGSFFAGAASLFRIFLPADIGFLIANILSGIASATWISFMILYMGSFTKGDQTRATSKIIMANNAGMLLGFITSTFLYDSVGMLIICTFSLAAGLIACILSFFLHATKPSIQPKIRVIDLLQVIKDKNLLLYSCLALVQQGVQMSTTMSFTNQVIQDLGATNRVIGFSSIIYMLSAVLFAKLASTKFLQLCTKKQWIYSSFLLLGIYCLLVPQSSSIFIVCFLQVIPGIGTGVLFSLLTSEALQSIPLRKRSTALGFFQAIYASGMTIFPVISGGIYDQLSMKAAFLFLAGTCFTAFFISLVYSCKGEGKSPKKKVS; from the coding sequence ATGGAAACTACACAAACCAGGCAAACATCGTTAATTTTATGGATTGTAGTGTTTTTTTGGTTCGCCCAATACGTCTACGTCCCTTACCAAACTACCTACCTACTTTTATCACATGTTTCTAGTAATTTAGTCGGTGTCATTATTGGTGCATACGGTATATCACAACTTTTCCTTCGATTACCTGTAGGTGTTCTCGCCGATCTTAGCAGTAATCATAGGCTTTTTATTATTTTAGGATCTTTTTTTGCTGGTGCTGCTTCCTTATTTCGTATTTTTTTACCTGCCGATATTGGCTTTTTAATAGCAAATATTTTATCAGGAATAGCAAGCGCAACTTGGATTTCCTTTATGATATTGTATATGGGATCCTTTACAAAAGGGGACCAAACCCGTGCAACAAGTAAAATTATAATGGCTAATAATGCTGGTATGTTACTTGGTTTTATCACGAGTACTTTCTTGTATGATAGCGTTGGCATGTTGATCATTTGTACATTCAGTTTAGCAGCTGGTCTTATAGCATGTATACTTTCCTTTTTCCTTCATGCAACAAAACCATCTATTCAACCTAAAATACGTGTAATTGATTTATTACAGGTTATAAAAGATAAAAACCTATTGCTTTACTCTTGTCTGGCATTGGTACAACAGGGGGTACAAATGTCTACAACTATGTCCTTTACGAACCAAGTCATCCAGGACCTTGGTGCAACAAATAGGGTAATTGGTTTTTCCTCCATCATCTATATGCTATCTGCCGTTTTATTTGCCAAACTTGCCTCCACTAAATTTCTTCAGCTATGTACAAAAAAGCAGTGGATATATTCCAGCTTTTTATTACTTGGCATATATTGCTTATTGGTTCCTCAATCGAGTTCCATTTTCATTGTTTGTTTCCTACAGGTAATTCCCGGAATAGGCACAGGGGTTTTGTTTTCACTTCTAACTTCTGAGGCACTCCAATCCATTCCTCTGCGAAAGCGCTCAACCGCATTGGGTTTTTTTCAGGCCATCTATGCCTCAGGTATGACTATTTTCCCTGTAATTAGCGGTGGCATTTATGACCAGCTATCCATGAAAGCAGCGTTTCTATTTTTGGCCGGAACTTGTTTTACTGCCTTCTTTATTTCTTTAGTTTATTCTTGTAAGGGAGAAGGAAAATCACCTAAGAAAAAAGTTTCTTAG
- a CDS encoding (deoxy)nucleoside triphosphate pyrophosphohydrolase, translating to MKKTVHVVGAIIENDNKEILCALRGPEMTLPNYWEFPGGKIEQGESKEEALKREIQEELGCTIEVFDHVEDTTYEYEKVIVRLETFMVKVVSGIPEVSEHAELKWMTRQELPSLNWAPADIPAIEKLSNTILHK from the coding sequence ATTAAGAAAACAGTACATGTTGTAGGTGCGATTATTGAAAATGATAATAAAGAAATTCTTTGTGCACTACGAGGACCAGAAATGACGTTACCAAACTACTGGGAGTTCCCAGGGGGCAAGATTGAGCAAGGTGAATCAAAGGAAGAGGCATTAAAGCGAGAGATTCAAGAAGAGTTGGGTTGCACGATCGAAGTTTTTGATCATGTTGAAGATACGACATATGAATATGAAAAAGTCATTGTGCGATTAGAGACATTTATGGTGAAGGTTGTTTCAGGAATACCAGAAGTCTCTGAACACGCGGAACTAAAGTGGATGACTAGACAAGAGTTACCTTCACTTAACTGGGCGCCGGCAGATATTCCTGCTATTGAAAAATTATCGAATACAATCCTGCACAAATAA
- a CDS encoding chromate transporter, which yields MIYWQLFLAFFISGMLGYGGGPATIPLVENEVVDTYGWMTTQEFSEVVAIGNSLPGPIATKMAASIGYSEGGILGAFIALFASVAPSLMLLIGLMSILIKYKDRSEVKNLTKLIRPVIAILLVFMTLQFVGESVEGVGYLSTAIIAIVSFVMLEKWKWHPAFVILLALGFGAVTGIDW from the coding sequence ATGATCTACTGGCAGCTATTTCTAGCCTTTTTCATCTCAGGAATGCTTGGCTATGGCGGGGGACCCGCCACGATTCCTCTCGTCGAAAACGAGGTTGTTGACACCTATGGCTGGATGACTACGCAAGAATTCAGTGAAGTCGTCGCCATCGGTAATTCGCTGCCCGGACCCATCGCAACGAAAATGGCAGCGTCCATCGGCTATTCAGAAGGTGGAATCCTAGGCGCCTTCATCGCTTTGTTTGCCTCTGTCGCCCCTTCACTCATGCTGCTGATTGGGTTGATGTCGATTCTCATTAAGTATAAGGATCGATCCGAGGTGAAAAACTTAACAAAGCTCATTCGCCCAGTCATCGCCATCTTACTCGTATTCATGACGTTGCAGTTTGTAGGTGAGTCAGTAGAGGGAGTCGGTTATTTATCGACGGCAATCATTGCTATCGTGAGCTTTGTAATGTTAGAGAAGTGGAAGTGGCATCCCGCGTTTGTGATACTATTGGCGCTTGGTTTTGGGGCGGTTACGGGGATTGATTGGTGA
- a CDS encoding glycoside hydrolase family 1 protein: protein MKNNFAKDFWWGASSSAFQIEGAWNEDGKGKTVADHNAFQKADVQADTQVASDFYHNYKEDILLMKELGLKTYRFSISWARIIPDGDGVVNQKGIDFYNDVIDFLLENDIIPFVTLYHFDLPFALVEKYNGWESRESVFAFERYAKTCFEAFGDRVIYWQVHNEQNLMIRVDIRMNLYDTPSDQIEKVRAQMDYHMFLAHALATNACHEMLPNAKIGPAVSSTMTYPSSNRPEDVWAARMNDNFKTNYALEMHCFGEYPGYYKGYLEKCNIYPETKPEDAEILKVAKPDFIAVNYYRTLVASYLPVDEAHPFGTKVNDIDFDLYGYFKHEKNPNLVATDYGIQVDPMGLRLVLNDYYEKYRLPMIITENGLGTGDQLTEDGKVHDDYRIEYLEGHIAACNEAIADGVELFGYCPWSVMDLLSSRQGFMKRYGFIYVDRDDFDVKELRRIKKDSFFWYQDVIKKNGLN from the coding sequence ATGAAAAACAATTTTGCAAAAGACTTTTGGTGGGGAGCTTCATCTTCAGCTTTCCAAATTGAAGGAGCATGGAACGAGGACGGTAAAGGAAAAACAGTTGCGGATCATAATGCATTTCAAAAAGCAGATGTGCAAGCCGATACACAAGTAGCAAGTGATTTCTATCACAACTATAAAGAAGATATCCTTTTAATGAAGGAACTTGGATTAAAAACATACCGATTCTCCATCTCATGGGCTAGAATTATTCCTGATGGCGACGGAGTGGTAAATCAAAAAGGAATCGACTTTTACAATGATGTCATTGATTTTTTATTGGAAAATGATATTATTCCATTTGTAACGCTGTATCATTTCGACCTTCCATTTGCACTTGTTGAAAAGTATAATGGATGGGAAAGTCGTGAGTCTGTGTTTGCCTTTGAACGATATGCAAAGACTTGCTTTGAGGCCTTTGGTGATCGTGTGATATATTGGCAGGTGCATAATGAGCAAAATCTAATGATTCGTGTTGATATACGGATGAATCTATATGATACGCCAAGTGATCAAATCGAAAAAGTAAGGGCGCAGATGGATTACCATATGTTTCTCGCTCATGCGCTTGCAACAAATGCTTGCCATGAAATGCTTCCAAATGCGAAGATTGGTCCAGCTGTGTCATCTACAATGACTTATCCTAGTTCAAACCGTCCGGAAGATGTATGGGCGGCAAGAATGAATGATAATTTTAAAACAAATTATGCCCTGGAAATGCATTGTTTTGGTGAATACCCGGGATACTACAAAGGGTATCTTGAGAAATGCAATATTTATCCTGAAACGAAGCCAGAAGACGCAGAAATATTGAAGGTTGCAAAGCCGGACTTTATCGCAGTGAACTATTATCGTACGCTGGTAGCGAGCTATCTTCCGGTCGATGAGGCGCATCCATTTGGAACGAAAGTAAATGATATTGACTTTGACCTATATGGATATTTCAAGCATGAAAAGAACCCAAATCTTGTTGCAACGGATTATGGTATCCAGGTAGATCCGATGGGCTTACGGCTTGTGTTGAATGATTATTACGAAAAATATCGTCTGCCGATGATTATTACAGAAAACGGTTTAGGTACAGGTGATCAGTTGACAGAAGACGGAAAAGTTCATGACGATTATCGCATCGAATACTTGGAGGGGCATATCGCAGCTTGTAATGAGGCTATTGCAGATGGTGTGGAGTTATTTGGCTATTGCCCGTGGTCTGTTATGGATTTATTGAGTTCACGACAAGGATTTATGAAACGATATGGCTTCATTTATGTAGATCGGGATGATTTTGATGTGAAAGAGTTACGTAGGATTAAGAAAGACAGCTTTTTCTGGTATCAGGATGTTATCAAAAAAAATGGATTAAACTAA
- a CDS encoding helix-turn-helix domain-containing protein: MKNFDDLRNQLQSEDAYNFALMEMVGTLMATRDRKKMTQAQLSALSGVPQKTISRIENGIDLPKVSTLLKLSIALGLELKLVDRTEEAISLA; this comes from the coding sequence ATGAAAAACTTTGATGACCTTCGTAACCAACTACAATCTGAAGACGCTTATAACTTTGCGTTAATGGAGATGGTGGGAACTTTAATGGCTACAAGGGATCGTAAAAAGATGACCCAGGCCCAATTGTCGGCGTTATCAGGTGTCCCACAGAAAACAATTTCAAGAATCGAAAATGGGATTGATCTGCCAAAAGTGTCTACTTTGTTGAAGCTGTCGATTGCTTTAGGGCTTGAATTAAAACTCGTTGACCGTACAGAAGAGGCGATTAGTTTAGCTTAA
- a CDS encoding chromate transporter, with protein MEGGTTNNRWRLQVDLFIAFCRVGLLGFGGGPSAIPLFHQEVVRKYGWMDEEEFGDTLALANTLPGPIATKLAGYIGYKVGGKTGCINALIASVIPTSLMMVLLIGLLQKYKDIPWVQNMSASVVPVVAVMLGVLSWDFIKKSGDTLGWKRAVVMLIAAGILMEALHIHPAFLILAIIILIFLPMLKRGKNV; from the coding sequence GTGGAAGGTGGAACTACGAATAATAGATGGAGACTCCAGGTGGATCTATTCATCGCATTTTGCAGAGTTGGTTTGCTAGGTTTCGGAGGAGGCCCTTCAGCAATTCCGTTATTCCATCAGGAAGTCGTGCGCAAATATGGCTGGATGGATGAAGAAGAATTCGGTGATACATTGGCCTTGGCGAACACATTGCCTGGACCGATTGCAACAAAACTTGCTGGCTATATCGGCTACAAAGTGGGTGGGAAAACAGGATGTATTAATGCTCTAATTGCATCCGTTATCCCTACGTCTCTAATGATGGTTCTGTTAATCGGACTATTACAGAAGTATAAGGATATCCCGTGGGTTCAGAATATGTCAGCTTCCGTCGTACCTGTTGTGGCCGTTATGCTAGGTGTCTTGTCTTGGGACTTCATCAAAAAATCGGGTGATACACTGGGCTGGAAAAGAGCGGTGGTCATGCTGATTGCGGCTGGAATACTGATGGAAGCCCTGCACATCCATCCAGCGTTTCTTATCCTGGCAATAATTATATTAATCTTCTTGCCTATGCTGAAAAGGGGGAAAAACGTATGA
- a CDS encoding PRD domain-containing protein yields MQILKVMNNSLVLAVNNLGNECILMGKGIGYKKSIGYEIQESEIEKTFILKDKAILKNFVQLASELDDTYFNVVNEIIEYAIKEHEIDVMDYLYLSLSDHIAFAANRYHEGKMGEKFKYIEVVKYHQKEYAIGKYAVALINQTMGIELPESEASAIGLHFVNARLNSESHNKEAQIVMLMDHIEAIVQRKANTYFEKESLSYSRFITHLKFFAERIIKKQIFEDTDTDILYNQLSQSMSREHEIIEGITQFVKQKHAVDLTKQEKIYLTIHIHRILGNTR; encoded by the coding sequence ATGCAGATCCTAAAAGTGATGAACAATTCATTGGTATTAGCGGTTAATAATTTGGGAAATGAATGCATTTTAATGGGAAAAGGAATAGGATATAAGAAATCCATTGGCTATGAGATACAAGAGTCTGAGATAGAGAAGACATTTATCCTTAAAGACAAGGCGATTTTGAAAAACTTTGTGCAGTTGGCAAGTGAGCTAGATGACACTTACTTTAACGTCGTTAATGAAATTATTGAGTATGCGATAAAAGAACATGAAATTGATGTCATGGATTACCTATATCTATCCTTGTCCGACCATATTGCTTTTGCCGCTAATCGTTACCACGAGGGGAAAATGGGTGAGAAGTTTAAGTATATTGAGGTTGTAAAATACCATCAAAAGGAATATGCCATCGGGAAATATGCCGTAGCACTTATTAATCAAACAATGGGAATTGAATTACCCGAAAGTGAGGCTTCTGCAATAGGCTTACATTTTGTGAACGCGCGTTTAAATTCGGAATCTCATAATAAAGAAGCGCAAATTGTAATGCTGATGGACCATATTGAAGCAATCGTCCAAAGAAAGGCAAACACTTATTTTGAAAAGGAGAGCCTTTCTTACTCGAGATTTATAACTCATCTAAAGTTTTTTGCAGAGAGAATCATAAAAAAACAAATTTTTGAAGATACTGATACTGATATTCTGTACAATCAATTAAGTCAATCTATGTCAAGGGAACATGAGATTATTGAGGGTATTACACAGTTTGTTAAACAAAAACATGCCGTTGATTTAACTAAACAGGAGAAAATTTATTTAACTATTCATATCCACCGAATTCTGGGTAATACTCGATAA
- a CDS encoding DEAD/DEAH box helicase — MESFIRNLTTSLHEGFIDKSQSNSGSFKPELLINNEKKNSHVLNTLQEELANSEDFLFSVAFITESGLATLKSLFLDLKEKGVTGRILTSTYLYFNQPKVFKELMKLTNIEVRLTNLKGFHSKGYIFKQKTHYSLIVGSSNLTAHALKVNYEWNVKLTSHEDGDIVHHFKNQFEDVWSNSELLTEEWIESYEIEYEKNADKRLAEQVIEIPGKYTTNAIEESLKIVPNKMQQAALLQIQAVRDEGKDKGLVISATGTGKTYLSAFDVRNFAPKRMLFIVHREQILNKAKDDFQRILGGISEDFGMYVGTSKQVDKKYLFASIQTLSKQENLIQFDPTDFDYILIDEVHKAGAASYLRVIDYFKPKFLMGMTATPERTDDFNIYELFDYNIAYEIRLQEALEEDMLCPFHYFGVTDFEHDGEEIDDASLLSKLVTEERVDHILEKVDYYGFSGETVKGLMFCSRKDEAVQLSQVLNARGLRTVALLGDHSPEERERQINLLENGFLDYILTVDIFNEGIDIPCINQVVMLRQTQSSIIFIQQLGRGLRKHDSKSYVTIIDFIGNYKNNYLIPVALSGDQSLNKDNIRRHTKDTSYIKGVSTINFEEIAKKKIFSSINQSNLTALKILRDAYTDLKNKIGKVPYLYDFVVNHSIDPTVIADKYVNYYRFLLKMNEEVPALSVYEDKVLTMLSAEVLNGKRKHEIILIEMLLKKNEDSHDAYLELLIANDCRTDEATLQSVNRILDLSFFTLANKSKYGEKPIVELNEAGRYQFNAFIQESLVKNPYFTKLIKDVIDSAKEKAEKYQCDQPLTLYEKYSRKDACKLLNWSSDESSTMYGYKPKHGTCPIFVTYHKNDEVESSVDYGDEFLSPGLFKWYTRSNRTLQSGEVQQVIHSDEKNNDIHIFIKKDDGEGTDFYYLGKGFPDKSSVEEDWMVDKNGKELPVVHMHMVMEQAVEGKLYHYLVKE; from the coding sequence ATGGAAAGCTTTATTCGTAATTTAACAACATCATTACATGAAGGATTTATCGATAAAAGTCAAAGTAATTCTGGGAGCTTTAAACCGGAGCTACTGATCAATAATGAAAAGAAAAATAGTCATGTATTAAATACCTTACAGGAGGAACTGGCGAACAGCGAGGACTTCCTTTTTTCAGTTGCATTTATAACTGAGAGTGGGTTAGCTACGCTAAAGTCCTTATTTTTGGACCTCAAAGAAAAAGGCGTTACAGGACGTATATTAACGTCTACTTATTTATATTTTAATCAACCAAAAGTGTTTAAAGAACTTATGAAATTAACAAACATAGAAGTACGATTAACCAATTTAAAAGGCTTCCATTCTAAAGGCTATATATTTAAACAAAAAACACATTACTCGTTGATTGTAGGAAGTTCCAATTTAACTGCACATGCATTAAAAGTGAATTATGAGTGGAATGTGAAATTGACTTCCCATGAAGATGGCGATATTGTTCATCATTTTAAAAATCAGTTTGAAGACGTATGGTCCAACTCAGAATTACTTACTGAAGAGTGGATAGAAAGTTATGAAATAGAGTACGAGAAAAATGCGGACAAAAGGTTAGCTGAGCAAGTTATTGAGATACCTGGAAAGTATACGACCAATGCAATTGAAGAGTCTTTAAAAATAGTACCAAACAAGATGCAACAAGCTGCATTACTACAAATTCAGGCGGTGCGTGATGAAGGAAAAGATAAGGGGCTCGTCATTTCAGCAACGGGTACTGGGAAAACGTATTTATCCGCATTTGATGTGAGAAATTTTGCACCTAAACGTATGTTGTTTATTGTTCATCGAGAACAGATCCTAAACAAAGCAAAAGATGATTTTCAAAGAATCCTTGGCGGCATCAGTGAAGATTTTGGGATGTATGTAGGGACAAGTAAGCAGGTGGATAAGAAGTATCTATTCGCTAGTATTCAAACCTTGTCAAAACAAGAGAATCTAATCCAATTCGATCCGACAGATTTTGATTATATATTGATAGATGAAGTACATAAGGCTGGCGCGGCTTCTTATTTAAGAGTAATTGACTATTTCAAACCGAAGTTTTTAATGGGAATGACAGCCACGCCAGAACGGACAGATGACTTTAATATCTATGAACTGTTCGATTACAACATCGCATATGAAATCCGTTTACAAGAAGCGCTTGAAGAGGACATGCTTTGCCCATTTCATTATTTTGGTGTAACGGATTTTGAACATGATGGAGAGGAAATTGACGACGCAAGCCTTTTATCAAAGCTTGTTACAGAAGAACGTGTCGATCATATACTTGAAAAAGTAGATTACTATGGTTTTTCTGGAGAGACTGTAAAGGGGCTAATGTTCTGTAGTCGAAAAGATGAAGCTGTACAATTGTCGCAGGTGTTGAATGCGAGAGGATTACGGACCGTAGCTTTGTTAGGCGATCATTCTCCAGAGGAAAGAGAACGTCAGATAAACCTATTGGAAAATGGCTTCCTTGATTACATTTTAACCGTGGATATTTTTAATGAAGGAATCGACATTCCTTGTATCAATCAAGTCGTCATGCTGAGACAAACGCAGTCGAGTATTATCTTTATTCAACAGCTTGGACGAGGATTGCGGAAGCATGATTCAAAAAGTTATGTCACGATCATTGATTTCATCGGCAACTATAAAAACAACTATCTGATTCCTGTGGCGTTGTCAGGTGACCAATCCCTAAATAAAGATAATATACGCCGACACACGAAAGATACGAGTTATATAAAAGGTGTTTCAACGATTAACTTCGAGGAGATTGCCAAGAAAAAAATCTTTAGCTCTATTAATCAAAGCAATCTAACGGCATTGAAGATTTTGAGGGACGCGTATACTGATTTGAAAAATAAAATCGGTAAAGTTCCGTATTTATATGATTTTGTCGTAAATCATTCGATTGATCCGACAGTTATCGCGGATAAGTATGTGAACTACTATCGCTTTTTATTGAAAATGAATGAAGAAGTACCGGCATTAAGTGTTTATGAAGACAAAGTATTAACAATGCTTTCCGCAGAAGTGTTAAATGGCAAACGAAAGCATGAAATCATTTTGATTGAGATGTTATTGAAGAAAAATGAAGATTCACATGACGCTTATTTGGAGCTGCTAATAGCCAATGATTGCCGTACAGACGAAGCCACCCTTCAATCAGTAAATAGAATCCTAGATCTTTCATTTTTTACGCTGGCCAATAAAAGTAAGTACGGAGAAAAGCCGATTGTGGAGTTGAATGAAGCTGGACGATATCAATTCAATGCATTCATCCAAGAAAGTCTGGTGAAGAATCCATATTTCACAAAACTAATTAAAGATGTCATCGATAGTGCCAAAGAGAAAGCAGAAAAATATCAATGTGATCAGCCACTTACGCTGTACGAAAAGTATTCAAGAAAAGATGCATGTAAACTGTTGAATTGGAGTAGTGACGAAAGCTCGACTATGTACGGGTACAAGCCAAAGCACGGCACATGTCCAATCTTCGTGACCTATCATAAAAATGATGAAGTCGAATCGAGTGTCGACTACGGTGATGAGTTCTTAAGCCCTGGACTTTTTAAATGGTATACAAGAAGTAACAGAACGCTGCAATCTGGAGAAGTTCAACAAGTCATTCACTCAGATGAAAAAAATAATGATATTCATATCTTTATAAAGAAGGATGACGGTGAAGGAACTGACTTTTATTATCTAGGAAAGGGATTTCCAGATAAGTCTAGTGTTGAAGAGGACTGGATGGTTGATAAGAATGGGAAGGAACTTCCGGTTGTGCATATGCACATGGTGATGGAGCAGGCTGTGGAGGGGAAGCTTTATCATTACTTGGTAAAGGAATGA
- a CDS encoding beta-glucoside-specific PTS transporter subunit IIABC: MNNQQIAKDILSNVGGKGNVSGLTHCYTRLRFNLNDTGKVNKENLEKMDDVISVVESGGQFQVVIGNKVEDVYNHIMPLLDGVEKKENKQEKKGSIGSRILNTFTAIFIPVIPAIAASGMLKGILALAVMIATSYWDVDIKGFHTYIILNAASNAVFYFFPIIIGYAAAKVFKTNELIAMVLAATLCYPDIVALMIGDDPVTLFGISVTQANYTSTVIPIIIAVFIMAYVQRFFERVTPEVLKIIMVPTFTLLVMVPTTLIIFGPIGIYLGDFINWIYYIIMDFSPTLLGAFIGGIWCVLVIFGAHKAILPIGINDVAQTGQQNLLAFAGAANFSQAGAAAGVFLKTKNKKMKTLAATSTVTALFGITEPAIYGVNLRLKKPMIYAVISGALGGALMGWGGSYGTAFANQGILTIPVYIEAGTKAFLCYLIGIAIAFFGAAAMTMILGFKDIPEDIDDEDEPSIDTDKFVPNSVRVDGDISLPSPIQGRLVPLSHVKDEVFASGVMGEGIAVYPEVGEVIAPMDCKVSVLYPTLHAIGLQFENGVEMLIHIGLDTVELGGEGFEAHVKVGDEISKGTKIVSFDIQAIESKGYDLSTPVIITNSSQYQSVLCVENTKATTHNELFSIKS, translated from the coding sequence ATGAATAATCAACAGATTGCAAAAGATATTTTGAGCAATGTTGGAGGAAAAGGGAATGTATCTGGATTAACCCATTGCTATACGCGTTTGCGGTTTAATCTAAACGATACGGGGAAAGTAAATAAAGAGAATCTAGAGAAGATGGATGATGTTATTTCTGTTGTAGAGAGTGGGGGACAATTCCAGGTTGTGATTGGAAATAAGGTTGAAGACGTATACAACCATATTATGCCCCTGTTAGACGGAGTGGAAAAGAAGGAAAATAAACAAGAAAAGAAAGGTTCTATTGGGAGTAGAATTTTAAATACCTTTACGGCAATCTTTATTCCGGTTATTCCGGCAATTGCTGCGTCCGGGATGTTAAAAGGAATATTGGCGCTTGCTGTAATGATTGCCACTTCCTATTGGGACGTTGATATTAAGGGGTTTCATACGTATATCATTTTGAATGCAGCATCCAATGCGGTATTTTATTTCTTCCCGATCATTATTGGTTATGCAGCAGCAAAAGTGTTTAAGACCAATGAATTAATTGCAATGGTGTTAGCAGCAACCCTGTGTTACCCTGACATTGTTGCATTAATGATAGGAGATGACCCGGTTACTTTATTTGGAATTAGTGTCACACAAGCTAATTACACATCAACTGTTATTCCAATTATCATTGCTGTATTTATTATGGCGTATGTTCAGCGCTTTTTCGAACGCGTTACACCTGAGGTTTTAAAAATCATTATGGTGCCGACATTCACATTATTAGTGATGGTACCTACAACCTTGATTATTTTCGGACCTATCGGCATTTACCTGGGTGACTTTATCAACTGGATATACTACATCATTATGGATTTCAGCCCAACCTTATTAGGTGCTTTTATTGGAGGGATTTGGTGTGTGCTTGTTATCTTTGGTGCCCATAAAGCAATTCTACCAATAGGCATTAATGATGTCGCACAAACGGGTCAACAAAATTTGCTAGCATTTGCAGGAGCAGCTAACTTCTCACAAGCAGGAGCAGCCGCAGGAGTTTTCTTAAAGACAAAGAATAAAAAGATGAAAACCTTAGCTGCCACATCAACGGTTACAGCACTCTTTGGAATTACTGAACCTGCCATATACGGGGTTAATCTTAGATTGAAAAAACCAATGATTTATGCAGTAATCAGTGGAGCACTAGGTGGTGCATTGATGGGGTGGGGCGGATCCTACGGGACAGCCTTTGCGAATCAAGGGATCCTAACGATACCTGTCTATATTGAAGCGGGAACAAAAGCCTTTTTATGCTATCTGATTGGAATTGCGATTGCCTTCTTTGGAGCAGCAGCCATGACAATGATACTTGGTTTTAAAGATATTCCTGAAGACATAGATGATGAAGATGAGCCTTCAATAGATACAGATAAATTTGTACCGAATTCAGTAAGGGTAGATGGCGATATAAGTCTTCCTTCACCGATTCAAGGAAGACTTGTCCCCCTATCCCATGTAAAGGATGAGGTATTTGCCTCAGGAGTAATGGGAGAAGGAATTGCAGTTTATCCCGAGGTAGGCGAAGTTATTGCACCAATGGATTGTAAAGTATCTGTCCTTTATCCAACATTACATGCGATTGGATTACAATTCGAAAACGGAGTGGAGATGCTTATTCATATTGGTTTAGATACGGTTGAGCTAGGGGGAGAAGGATTTGAAGCCCATGTAAAGGTTGGCGATGAGATTAGCAAAGGAACTAAAATAGTCTCATTTGATATCCAAGCTATTGAGTCTAAAGGATATGATCTTAGCACACCAGTTATTATTACAAATTCTTCACAATACCAAAGTGTTTTATGTGTAGAAAATACAAAAGCAACAACTCATAATGAGTTGTTTTCAATAAAATCATAA